The sequence CGCAGGCGCTGCAGGTTGCGGTGGCGGTGAGCTGAATGCGCTGGGCGGGACCGTTTGCGGCCAGGCGCCACGCGGGCCTTCCGGGCGGCGCCGGCCCGGTCGGGGCGCCCCTGCCGGCGTCCGCGCCGGTCCCAGCGGCCCGGCCCGCACTGCGGACGCCCGCGTGGCAGAAGCGGGCGCTGGACGTGGCGGTGGCCGCGCCCGGGCTGCTGCTGCTGTCGCCGGTGCTGCTCGTGACGGCCGCGCTGGTGGCGGGGTCCGGGCCGGTGTTCTACCGGCAGACCCGGGTGGGGCAGTGGGGCCGGCCGTTCCGCATCTGGAAGTTCCGGACCATGGCCGTGCAGGCGGCGGCGCTGCCGGGCACGCCGCATCTGACTGTGGGGCACGATCCGCGGGTCACGCGGGTGGGGCGCTGGCTGCGGGCCACCAAGATCGACGAGCTGCCGCAGCTGCTGAACGTGCTGCGCGGTGACATGAGCCTGGTGGGACCGCGGCCGGAGGTGCCGCACTACGTGCAGCTGGCGCCGGACGTGTACGGCCGGGCGCTGCATCTGAAGCCGGGGATCACGTCGGTGGCGTCCCTGGTGTACCACGATGAGTCGGGGTACCTGGGTCAGTTCGGCGACGCGGCCGAGCGGGTGTTTCTGGAGCAGGTCGTGCCGCACAAGGTGGAGCTGTGCGTGCAGTACGCCGCGGGCGCCACCCTGTGGGACGACGTGGTCCTGATGCTGCGCACGGCGCTGCGGATGTTCAGGCCGCCCCGGTGATCTGGGGGGCGCAGGCCGGGCTGCGGCGCCCCGCACAGCACCAATGGGGGTGTCTCAGGAGGCGGCCGTGAGGGTATCCTGTATGGGCTCAGCTAGACACAGAAGTCAGGGGTCAGCGGGTCGGGGCCGCCTGAAGGGTGTGCGTCTGGCCGGGCTGTACCGTGAGGGTTCCGCCGTGAAAGTTCCGCAGTGAACGCCGCTCGTAGCCTGGCAACAGAGACGCCACCGTCGGAGCAGCATGCTGAAAGTTTTTCTGCTCGGTCACACGTACGCGCACAGTGGGCAGCGTCCGGTGCACCTGTCCACGAAAGCCGTTGCGCTCATCACGTACCTGGTCCTGGAGGAGCGGGTGCATCACCGGGATCACATGGCGGCCCTGCTGTGGAATCACGGGGACGCCCGGCAGAACCTGCGGGTGGAACTGGCCCGCATCCGGTCGGCGGGCATTGTCGGCTTTCCTCTGGGTGAGCGACTGCTGACCGTGCACAACAGCACGACAGACCTGGGCGTGTGGGAGGACGGCCTGAAGGTCTGCGCGGAGTTCAGTGATGATCAGGTGCAGACCTGGCTGTCCGGCATCCGGGGCATTCCGCTCAGTGGGCTGGATGATCTGGGCGGGCCGGAATTCCGGATGTGGGTGGATCACCAGCGGCAGCTGATCATCAACCGCCTC is a genomic window of Deinococcus radiotolerans containing:
- a CDS encoding sugar transferase; this translates as MRWAGPFAARRHAGLPGGAGPVGAPLPASAPVPAARPALRTPAWQKRALDVAVAAPGLLLLSPVLLVTAALVAGSGPVFYRQTRVGQWGRPFRIWKFRTMAVQAAALPGTPHLTVGHDPRVTRVGRWLRATKIDELPQLLNVLRGDMSLVGPRPEVPHYVQLAPDVYGRALHLKPGITSVASLVYHDESGYLGQFGDAAERVFLEQVVPHKVELCVQYAAGATLWDDVVLMLRTALRMFRPPR